In Triticum urartu cultivar G1812 chromosome 6, Tu2.1, whole genome shotgun sequence, the following proteins share a genomic window:
- the LOC125513358 gene encoding uncharacterized protein LOC125513358 isoform X1: MAARNFLVRSPKEEESSAAVREAVLLGGKNAAIAGTVVAVPTLVACRVLPWAKHNLNYTAQALIISAERCSCPDTGQAARVARSSRIGGRFEKQHKNQGRKRETKMKIIQRTRSTPITQNASQSKRCILDPRTTRIVLLQISSRVGGLEIVLPTSKMLRF; this comes from the exons ATGGCCGCCAGGAATTTCTTAGTCCGATCCCCCAAGGAGGAGGAATCCAGCGCTGCCGTCCGAG AGGCTGTCTTGTTGGGAGGGAAGAACGCCGCCATTGCTGGTACTGTGGTTGCGGTTCCCACG TTGGTTGCTTGCCGTGTCCTTCCTTGGGCTAAGCATAATCTGAACTACACCGCACAAGCACTCATCATATCGGCAG AACGATGCAGCTGCCCTGATACCGGGCAAGCCGCTAGGGTGGCTCGATCTTCACGAATTGGAGGTCGATTTGAGAAGCAACACAAGAATCAAGGGCGAAAAAGGGAAACCAAGATGAAAATCATTCAAAGGACAAGATCCACTCCAATTACTCAAAACGCAAGTCAATCTAAGAGATGCATCTTAGATCCAAGAACAACAAGGATAGTTCTTCTCCAAATCTCTAGCAGAGTTGGAGGTCTTGAGATAGTTCTTCCAACTTCTAAGATGTTGAGGTTTTGA